A single region of the Acanthopagrus latus isolate v.2019 chromosome 11, fAcaLat1.1, whole genome shotgun sequence genome encodes:
- the med8 gene encoding mediator of RNA polymerase II transcription subunit 8 isoform X2: MQQREEKQLEAAVESLASRVAHVKNALHSFIYKLENEYERLTWPSVLDNFALLSGQLNTINKLLKNEKTPSFRNQVIIPLLLSPDRDDDLAKLTEQRVPVFSHEIVPDYLRTKPDPEVEEQEKQLSTEAARIGPEVAQKQIQTLNKLCSNLLEKLNNPRDDRDAESAAIRQNKPSFNPADTNALVGAVAFGKGLSKCRPPGPVAPGHPGQGPMMSGGPTLQQVTIGGGSGQQAGMGGPVAPQQQGQPGKMPSSIKTNIKSASSSMHPYNR; encoded by the exons ATGCAG CAACGGGAGGAGAAGCAGTTGGAGGCTGCGGTGGAGTCTCTCGCCTCTCGGGTGGCGCACGTCAAAAACGCTCTTCACAGCTTCATTTACAAGTTGGAAAATGAATACGAGCGATTAACATG GCCTTCTGTTTTGGACAACTTCGCTCTTCTGTCTGGTCAGCTGAACACTATCAATAAACTGCTCAAGAACGAGAAGACACCGTCCTTTCGCAACCAGGTCATAATACCCCTGCTTCTGTCTCCAGACCGAGATGATGATTTAGCA AAACTCACAGAGCAGCGTGTCCCAGTGTTCAGTCATGAGATTGTGCCAGACTACCTGCGGACCAAGCCTGatccagaggtggaggagcaggagaaacagcTGAGTACAGAGGCAGCGCGCATCGGCCCGGAGGTGGCACAG AAACAGATCCAGACGTTGAATAAACTGTGTTCCAATCTGCTGGAGAAGCTCAACAACCCTCGTGACGACAGAGACGCGGAGAGCGCAG CGATACGACAGAACAAGCCGTCCTTCAACCCTGCTGACACTAACGCTCTGGTCGGAGCTGTTGCATTTGGAAAGGGGCTCTCTAAATGTAGGCCTCCAGGTCCAGTGGCCCCTGGACATCCAGGACAAGGGCCCATGATGAGTGGAGGCCCGACCTTACAGCAGGTCACCATCGGCGGTGGCTCAGGCCAGCAAGCAGGTATGGGAGGACCTGTGGCTCCACAGCAGCAAGGGCAGCCAG gaaAAATGCCAAGCAGCATCAAGACAAACATCAAGTCTGCGTCAAGTTCAATGCATCCTTACAACCGatga
- the med8 gene encoding mediator of RNA polymerase II transcription subunit 8 isoform X3 translates to MQQREEKQLEAAVESLASRVAHVKNALHSFIYKLENEYERLTWPSVLDNFALLSGQLNTINKLLKNEKTPSFRNQVIIPLLLSPDRDDDLAKLTEQRVPVFSHEIVPDYLRTKPDPEVEEQEKQLSTEAARIGPEVAQKQIQTLNKLCSNLLEKLNNPRDDRDAESAAIRQNKPSFNPADTNALVGAVAFGKGLSKCRPPGPVAPGHPGQGPMMSGGPTLQQVTIGGGSGQQAGKMPSSIKTNIKSASSSMHPYNR, encoded by the exons ATGCAG CAACGGGAGGAGAAGCAGTTGGAGGCTGCGGTGGAGTCTCTCGCCTCTCGGGTGGCGCACGTCAAAAACGCTCTTCACAGCTTCATTTACAAGTTGGAAAATGAATACGAGCGATTAACATG GCCTTCTGTTTTGGACAACTTCGCTCTTCTGTCTGGTCAGCTGAACACTATCAATAAACTGCTCAAGAACGAGAAGACACCGTCCTTTCGCAACCAGGTCATAATACCCCTGCTTCTGTCTCCAGACCGAGATGATGATTTAGCA AAACTCACAGAGCAGCGTGTCCCAGTGTTCAGTCATGAGATTGTGCCAGACTACCTGCGGACCAAGCCTGatccagaggtggaggagcaggagaaacagcTGAGTACAGAGGCAGCGCGCATCGGCCCGGAGGTGGCACAG AAACAGATCCAGACGTTGAATAAACTGTGTTCCAATCTGCTGGAGAAGCTCAACAACCCTCGTGACGACAGAGACGCGGAGAGCGCAG CGATACGACAGAACAAGCCGTCCTTCAACCCTGCTGACACTAACGCTCTGGTCGGAGCTGTTGCATTTGGAAAGGGGCTCTCTAAATGTAGGCCTCCAGGTCCAGTGGCCCCTGGACATCCAGGACAAGGGCCCATGATGAGTGGAGGCCCGACCTTACAGCAGGTCACCATCGGCGGTGGCTCAGGCCAGCAAGCAG gaaAAATGCCAAGCAGCATCAAGACAAACATCAAGTCTGCGTCAAGTTCAATGCATCCTTACAACCGatga
- the med8 gene encoding mediator of RNA polymerase II transcription subunit 8 isoform X1: protein MQQREEKQLEAAVESLASRVAHVKNALHSFIYKLENEYERLTWPSVLDNFALLSGQLNTINKLLKNEKTPSFRNQVIIPLLLSPDRDDDLAKLTEQRVPVFSHEIVPDYLRTKPDPEVEEQEKQLSTEAARIGPEVAQKQIQTLNKLCSNLLEKLNNPRDDRDAESAAIRQNKPSFNPADTNALVGAVAFGKGLSKCRPPGPVAPGHPGQGPMMSGGPTLQQVTIGGGSGQQAGMGGPVAPQQQGQPGRRPGELGKMPSSIKTNIKSASSSMHPYNR, encoded by the exons ATGCAG CAACGGGAGGAGAAGCAGTTGGAGGCTGCGGTGGAGTCTCTCGCCTCTCGGGTGGCGCACGTCAAAAACGCTCTTCACAGCTTCATTTACAAGTTGGAAAATGAATACGAGCGATTAACATG GCCTTCTGTTTTGGACAACTTCGCTCTTCTGTCTGGTCAGCTGAACACTATCAATAAACTGCTCAAGAACGAGAAGACACCGTCCTTTCGCAACCAGGTCATAATACCCCTGCTTCTGTCTCCAGACCGAGATGATGATTTAGCA AAACTCACAGAGCAGCGTGTCCCAGTGTTCAGTCATGAGATTGTGCCAGACTACCTGCGGACCAAGCCTGatccagaggtggaggagcaggagaaacagcTGAGTACAGAGGCAGCGCGCATCGGCCCGGAGGTGGCACAG AAACAGATCCAGACGTTGAATAAACTGTGTTCCAATCTGCTGGAGAAGCTCAACAACCCTCGTGACGACAGAGACGCGGAGAGCGCAG CGATACGACAGAACAAGCCGTCCTTCAACCCTGCTGACACTAACGCTCTGGTCGGAGCTGTTGCATTTGGAAAGGGGCTCTCTAAATGTAGGCCTCCAGGTCCAGTGGCCCCTGGACATCCAGGACAAGGGCCCATGATGAGTGGAGGCCCGACCTTACAGCAGGTCACCATCGGCGGTGGCTCAGGCCAGCAAGCAGGTATGGGAGGACCTGTGGCTCCACAGCAGCAAGGGCAGCCAGGTAGGAGACCTGGAGAGCTGG gaaAAATGCCAAGCAGCATCAAGACAAACATCAAGTCTGCGTCAAGTTCAATGCATCCTTACAACCGatga
- the aldh9a1a.1 gene encoding 4-trimethylaminobutyraldehyde dehydrogenase A → MAQSILDSMPGASTGTLVVTDDLNYWGGKRVRSRQQKGAEPVFEPATGRVLCQMVPCGSEDVDEAIKSAHSAYRKWSKMAGMERARVMLEAARIIRERREKIAKLEVINNGKSITEALVDIDVAWQCIEYYAGLAGTLAGQHVQLPGGAFAYTRREALGVCAGIGAFNYPFQIAVVKSAPALACGNAMVFKPSPMTPVTAVILAEIYKEAGVPDGLFCVVQGGAETGTLLCQHPMVAKVSFTGSVPTGKKVMEMSAKGVKQVTLELGGKSPLLIFKDCELENAVRGALMANFLTQGQVCCNGTRVFVQREILPKFLEEVVKRTKAIAVGDPLLDGTRMGALISKPQLEKALRYVNQAKTEGANVLCGGEPFVPSDPKLKGGYYMSPCVLDKCRDDMTCVKEEIFGPVMSVLPFDTEEEVIQRANNTTYGLASGVFTRDISRAHRVAENLEAGTCFINNYNISPVEVPFGGYKNSGFGRENGQVTIEYYSQLKTVVVEMGDVDNYF, encoded by the exons ATGGCCCAGTCTATCCTCGACTCCATGCCCGGAGCCTCCACTGGAACACTGGTGGTCACAGATGATCTGAATTACTGGGGAGGGAAGCGAGTCAGATCTCGGCAGCAGAAAGGCGCAGAGCCCGTGTTCGAACCTGCGACTG GCCGTGTCTTGTGTCAGATGGTACCCTGTGGCTCTGAGGACGTGGATGAGGCCATAAAGAGTGCCCACAGTGCCTACCGTAAATGGAGCAAGATGGCAGGCATGGAGAGGGCTCGGGTGATGCTCGAGGCCGCTCGCATTATCAGG GAAAGAAGGGAGAAGATTGCAAAGCTGGAAGTGATCAACAATGGCAAGTCCATCACAGAAGCACTGGTGGATATTGATGTTGCCTGGCAGTGCATTGAGTACTACGCTGGTCTGGCTGGTACACTTGCAG GCCAGCACGTCCAGCTTCCTGGTGGAGCGTTTGCCTACACCAGGAGGGAGGCCCTTGGTGTGTGTGCGGGAATTGGTGCATTCAATTACCCCTTCCAGATCGCTGTGGTGAAGTCTGCTCCCGCTCTGGCATGTG GTAATGCCATGGTGTTTAAACCCTCTCCAATGACCCCTGTGACGGCTGTCATTCTGGCTGAGATCTACAAAGAGGCGGGGGTCCCCGATGGGCTCTTCTGTGTGGTGCAAGGCGGAGCAGAGACTGGCACCTTGCTCTGCCAACACCCGATGGTCGCCAAAGTCTCCTTCACTGGCAGCGTGCCAACAGGCAAAAAG GTCATGGAAATGTCTGCTAAGGGGGTGAAGCAGGTGACCCTGGAGCTTGGAGGGaaatctcctctcctcatcttcaAAGACTGTGAGCTGGAGAACGCAGTGAGGGGCGCACTCATGGCCAACTTCCTGACACAGGGACAG GTTTGCTGCAATGGGACCAGAGTGTTTGTGCAAAGAGAGATTCTGCCTAAGTTCCTGGAAGAGGTGGTGAAGAGGACCAAGGCCATCGCTGTGGGCGACCCTCTGCTGGACGGCACCCGAATGGGGGCGCTTATCAGCAAACCACAGCTGGAGAAGGCATTGAGATATGTCAACCAGGCCAAGACAGAG GGAGCCAATGTGCTCTGTGGGGGAGAGCCTTTTGTCCCCAGTGACCCCAAATTGAAAGGGGGGTACTACATGTCACCATGTGTCCTTG ataAGTGCAGAGATGACATGACCTGCGTGAAGGAGGAGATTTTCGGCCCCGTCATGTCTGTGCTGCCTTtcgacacagaggaagaagtgaTCCAGAGGGCCAATAACACCACCTATGGATTGGCCTCTGGAGTCTTTACCAG GGACATTTCTCGAGCCCATCGTGTGGCTGAAAACCTGGAGGCAGGGACCTGCTTCATCAACAACTACAACATCAGCCCTGTGGAGGTGCCGTTTGGAGGATACAAGAATTCAG GCTTTGGCAGAGAGAACGGCCAGGTGACAATCGAGTACTACTCCCAGCTGAAGACTGTGGTTGTTGAAATGGGCGACGTCGATAACTACTTCTGA